The nucleotide sequence GTGGCGCACGTCCGACGGCGGACCATTCACCGTGAGGGTGCCGACGTTGCCCGCGATGTGGCACTGGTAGTAGCGCCCGACCACGTCGAACTGGTTGCCCACGCCGGCGGGCGTCACGTCGTTGGAGCACAGCAGCAGGCGCGCGGTCTCCAACCCGCCGGTGGCCAGCACGCTGGCGCGCGCGCGCACGCCGAAGCGGTTGCCCTCCAGCGTGGCGATGTCCAGCGCGCGCACCGCCGATCCGTCGGCCTGCAGCCGGATGCCGGTGCACACGGCGCCGCGCAGCACGCGGATGTCCGGCGCCAGCTGCAGCCGGCGCGCGTAGCGCTTGCCGAAATGCGTGGGACAGGAGAAGCGCTCCAGCCCGGTGGTGCGCACGATGTCGCTGGTGAAGCCCGCGATCATGGGCGGCGAGAACGGGAAAGCCTCGCGCGCGTCGTAGGCGTAGCGGCCGGCCTCGGCCAGGTTGTTGGCCGCCACGTAGTAGGGCACCAGTTCCTCGTAGGCGACGGGCCAGCCGCTGTGCGGCACCCAGGACCGCTCCTCGAAATCGATGGGGTCGTAGGGCATGCAGCGCCCGCCCCACAGCGAGGTGGATCCGCCCAGGCCTCGCAGGCGATAACGGTGCGTCGGGCTGTGCATCTGCTCGTCGGCCACCTCGCCTTCGTACAGCGCCTGCGCCGGCGCGTCCTGCGAATGCTTGCCGGCCTCCAGCAGCACGATGGACAGGCCCTTGCCCGACAATGCCAGCGCCAGCGAAATGCCGGCGGCGCCGCCGCCGACCACGCAGACGTCGGCTTCCAGCACCGTGCCGGCGGGGACCTGGTTCGCGTCTTCGATCATGGCTGCCGCTCCTGCGCAGCCCGGGGCTGCGCCGCGCCGCCGCACAGGCCGAAGTGGCGCCTGTGCACGCTGGCGATGCTGGCGAAGAAGCGCGACATCGAGAAGCGTTGCTCGTACAGCGCGCGCCCGTTGCGTTCCAGCCGCTCGCGCAGCTGCGTGTCACGCAGCACGTCGGCCAGCCCCTGCGCGATCGCCGGCGCGTCGCCGGGCTTGACGAAGCGCGCGTTCAGGCCGTCGCTCAGCACGTGCGGGATCTCGCCCACCGGCGTGCAGACCACGGCCACGCCGTGGGCCAGGGCCTCCAGGATGGCCAGGGGCAGGCCCTCGTCGTAGGAGGGCAGCACCAGCACGTCGGCCTGGGCCAGCAGGGCGGCCACCTGGTCCTGGTCGGCCCAGCCCTCGAAGCGCACGCGCTCGCCCAGGCCCAGGCGGTCGGCCATGGAGCGGTAACCGGCCACGTCGCCGCCGCCGGCGAAGGTGGCCACCAGCGGCACGTCGGCCAGCGCCGGCTGGGCCAGGGCGCGCAGCAGGTCCGACACGCCCTTGCGCTCGGACAGGTTGCCCACGAACAGCACGCGCTGCACCGCCTGGGGGGTGCGCCGAGCCGCGCGCGGCTCGGGAACGCCGTTGATCACGATCTCCACCCGCTGCGGCGGCACCTTCAGCTCGTTCATCACGAACTCGGCCGAGGTCTTGCCCAGCACCACCACGCTGTCCGGCAGCGAGAACGCCCAGCGCACCAGCGCCTGCGCCGGGGCCGGGAAGGCGCGATAGCTGTGGTGCAGCTGCGCGGCGTGCAGGTGCAGCACCGACGGCAGGCCCAGGGCCTTGCAGGCCACCAGCACCGAGCTCTTGCGGAACAGGCTCAGGCGCTCGGCCATGTTCACGTGCACGCCGGCCAGCTGGCCGCTGGCACGCCCGCGCACCAGTTTGACCAGCGCGGACAGCAGCACCAGCAGCGAACGCGCGGGGCTGCCGCTGCCGCGCGTGTCCAGCGGCCGCAGCCGCGGGTTGTCGCCGGGCAGGCGGGCCTGCGACTGGATCAGGTAGTCCGCCACCTTGAACATGCCCCCGCCGATCGGCGTCCAGGGACAGGCGATGTAGATGAAGCGACGGGCGCCGGCTGCGGTGGCCGTCGGTGCCGGAGTGGACACGGGCACCTCAGGCATCGCCCCAGGAGGGTGCGGCGCCAGCGGCGACATGTCGGCCACCGACGGGCCGCCCGCCTGGGCCGGCTGCCCTTGGCGCAGCAAGCCTCGCACCAGGCCGGCGGTGTTGAAGCACCAGGAATACGCCGCATGGAAGCCGCGTTGCATCGAACGTTTGCGCACCGTCATCACCTTGGTATTTTGATTTCCTAAGCATTCATTCGTCCATCACACCGGTTCCTGCGCGAAGCTGTCGGCGCTGCGCACGCGCCAGCTCTGCCACTTGGCGGCCCAGCTTCCGGGCATGAAGAGGGCCATCAGCGCGGTCAGCTGCCAACGCACGCTCCAGGAGCAATAGCGCGCCTCGATCAGCCGCTGCAATGCGCGCTTGCGGTCGCCCGCGGCCAGCGCCTCGCGCGCCAGCGTGATGTGGTACTGCGCCACGAACCACAGCGCAGAGTCGTGGTAGCGCGAGGGGATGGTCCCGTCCAGTGCCTGCTCGCGCATGCGCAGCACGAACGGCGGCGGCACCTGTCTGCACCCGAAAGACGACAGGCTGCCCGGAACGGATGCGCGCACCGTGGCGTAGCAGCCGTTGACCACGGCCACCGGCGCCTGGTCGCCCAGGCGGAACCACATGTCCAAGTCCTCGCCGTAGGACTCGCCCTCGACGAACCAGGTGGTCATCTGCATCAGCCGGGCCTTGCGCACCGCCACGCTGCTGCTGCACAGGGGCGTGTTCTTCATCCAGCGCAGCCGCAGGTCCTCGACCAGCTCGACCTCGCAGAACGGCTCCGGAACCGCCCAGGGCTCCAGCGGCAGGCCGGTGGGCTCGTACACCGTGCGATGGCGCGTGGCCAGCACGTCCGCCTCCGGGCAGGCGGCATGGGCGCGCGCCAGCGCGGCCAGGAACTCCGGGTGGTAGGCGTCGTCGGCATCCAGGAAGGC is from Ramlibacter tataouinensis TTB310 and encodes:
- a CDS encoding FAD-dependent oxidoreductase; this encodes MIEDANQVPAGTVLEADVCVVGGGAAGISLALALSGKGLSIVLLEAGKHSQDAPAQALYEGEVADEQMHSPTHRYRLRGLGGSTSLWGGRCMPYDPIDFEERSWVPHSGWPVAYEELVPYYVAANNLAEAGRYAYDAREAFPFSPPMIAGFTSDIVRTTGLERFSCPTHFGKRYARRLQLAPDIRVLRGAVCTGIRLQADGSAVRALDIATLEGNRFGVRARASVLATGGLETARLLLCSNDVTPAGVGNQFDVVGRYYQCHIAGNVGTLTVNGPPSDVRHGYEVAPDGVYCRRRLSIAPARQRQHQLLNAVARLHFPKITDPSHGSGVLSGLFLARKMISYEYGKRLADRKPPTLADYARHLFNVASDPLDTAAFLAHWVSRRTLAQRKFPSVILRNRINRFSLEVQSEQQPLATSRVQLCDRTDPLGMRRIRVDWRYSRDDIDSVAQTLDLMAAELARSGAGRFSYQRATLEEDLLRYGAYGGHHIGTARMGPDPRTSVVDRDCKLHAVSGLYVAGSAAFPTSSQANPTLTIIALSLRLADHLAQRLKPATAPALEVVA
- a CDS encoding glycosyltransferase family 4 protein, translated to MTVRKRSMQRGFHAAYSWCFNTAGLVRGLLRQGQPAQAGGPSVADMSPLAPHPPGAMPEVPVSTPAPTATAAGARRFIYIACPWTPIGGGMFKVADYLIQSQARLPGDNPRLRPLDTRGSGSPARSLLVLLSALVKLVRGRASGQLAGVHVNMAERLSLFRKSSVLVACKALGLPSVLHLHAAQLHHSYRAFPAPAQALVRWAFSLPDSVVVLGKTSAEFVMNELKVPPQRVEIVINGVPEPRAARRTPQAVQRVLFVGNLSERKGVSDLLRALAQPALADVPLVATFAGGGDVAGYRSMADRLGLGERVRFEGWADQDQVAALLAQADVLVLPSYDEGLPLAILEALAHGVAVVCTPVGEIPHVLSDGLNARFVKPGDAPAIAQGLADVLRDTQLRERLERNGRALYEQRFSMSRFFASIASVHRRHFGLCGGAAQPRAAQERQP
- a CDS encoding glycosyltransferase family 2 protein, with product MPETPLYGEVPTAAQAAAAEDCRLSMRFSVVIPLYNKARFVQSGVQSVLAQTLPPHEVIVIDDGSTDGGADALAHVTDPRVRIVRQDNAGVSATRNRGIAMATGDWVAFLDADDAYHPEFLAALARAHAACPEADVLATRHRTVYEPTGLPLEPWAVPEPFCEVELVEDLRLRWMKNTPLCSSSVAVRKARLMQMTTWFVEGESYGEDLDMWFRLGDQAPVAVVNGCYATVRASVPGSLSSFGCRQVPPPFVLRMREQALDGTIPSRYHDSALWFVAQYHITLAREALAAGDRKRALQRLIEARYCSWSVRWQLTALMALFMPGSWAAKWQSWRVRSADSFAQEPV